The stretch of DNA cggcggccggaggcgctCACCAGAAGGCGCGCTTCCGGCGGAACCGCCTGGCCGTGGCGagcaggccgacgccgaggCACACGGCCCACACCCCCATCTCCATCGCCCACCTCACCGTCTCCACctccacgtcctcctcctcgtccttccacggctcgccgtcgtcggagACCACCTCCCAGTCCTCATCATCGGCGCAGGAGCCGCAGTGGCACCCCCAGGCGAGGTCCGTGGCCTCCTCCGGGATCCCCTCCAGCCTGGTGCCCCCGCCGCAGGCCAGCCCACGCCTGGACGTCGCCCTGGCCCTGTCCCTCATCAGCACGCCGCCCTCCGCGAGCaccaccacctccgccaccgcgaccggGGCCGGGCCCGGGCCCGCCCGGCGGCACTCGACGCGCCAGCCCAGCTCCCCGCGGCGCCTGAAGACGCCCTCGGCCGCCATCTCCTTGCCGGCGTAGACCTCGAACCGCgcgccctcggcggcggcgacgcggtcgGCACTGGCGTAGGCGTCGGCCGCGACCTGGCGGAGCGTGACctccgcgggcgcggcgggcgggagcGCGCGGCCGTTGAGCcccagcgcggcgccgccgatgGCCGGGAGGTAGACGAGCGCGAGGTCCGCCGGCACcggggcggccggggaggaGAGGCGGAGGTAGAAGGCGCGGATGTCGAGGGTCGGCGTCGGGCGGCCGACCTCCATCGTGGTGGCGCGGCACATGGCTCGGtagcttgctgttgctgggtgTGGCCGTGTGGGTGGGTTGCCAGGGTTGGTGATAAAGCGCGGGAGAAGTCGTGGGTGGGTTCCGGTGGGCGCGCGGGGAGAGAGACGACGACGGGCTCGTGGTTTTCCGCGTCGCGCACGGGGTTTCCCTCCGGGGGCGGGGGGCAAACAAAACGGGGTGCAGTGCAGGAGCACACGGTTTCGTTTGGTTTGGCTCTCGATGCCTGCTTCGTCTTGGCCCCGTCTCGTCCTTTTCTGCGGGACGGCCTGGCGCGGGGAAAGGGATCAGCTGCAGTTCGGCAGCCTGCAGTTGGGctactgacaggtgggcctgcgtgtgtgggacccacgtgtcagGGACAGCACTGACACAGCTGGTGCCTGCGTCCCGTGTAGGAGATGTACATGTACTCCTCCTCCTATACCTAGAGGTGTTAGCTGACGTCTGAGACAGAGGAGTGAAGCCAAAACTTCGCCTTTCGAGTTTGGAGCTGCATAGCAACACGTGACGGCCATGGCCGCTGTACGGAGCCAAATTCTGTTTTTTCCCCATTGTTGTTTGCCGATCCCAGTCCAGGGTATTTCGCAACAGGCCGTGCATctacaacaaacaaaacttgGCATCCTGTTCTTGTTCAACAGGGTGACATTAGCATCAGGAATAAGAATAACCACTCATCAACAGCATAATATGATGTCCACACAAGCTAATTCTCCCTCCCTGTTGAATCAGCAAACGTAGTAGTACGCTACACCTAACAGTCCAACATAGGATTGTTGGTCTACATTAACTCTAAGGATGCAGCAGGACTCAGCAAAAAGTTGAGCCGCCCTCCCTCCCAAGACAACACATCCACATCCGGACTGTCTTACCGCAATGGAAATCGACAACTACAATAGACTGCGGGCCCGAATAAAACACCAGCGTTTACTAGAGCTAGGCATCATCTTCTACCGAACCCATCCTCTGGTCTTGGTCCCGCCTGGTTGCTGCCTGGGGACTCTGGAGCTAGGACCAGCAGCCTTGTGTgtagcagcggcagcggccctTGACGACGCGGTCGACCTCCCGAGATTCTTCACTTGAGGTTCGGTTGATTTCCTCTTGAGCCTCGTCTCACGCTCGCCCGGCAGGCTCCTCTTCCTGCCAACATTCTGACCAGCTGCAGGACCCTTGTTCTCTTGTTCACCACCCATGGACGCGTTCCTTGCATCaccttttctcttcttctcgTTGACCGCTGCTTCAGGACCATCGGGAACACAAGAGTTCTCGCTGGGAGGCTGTTGCTTGTTCAGGGAATTCGAGCTCCTTAGGATGTGCTTCTCCTTCTCGCTCATCGCTTCCTCCCTAGAAAATGGCGGCAACTTCGCCTCTCGAGGAGTAGCAATGGCGGTGTCCAGTGTCATGTTTGTTTCCTGCACTTTGGTTTTGCTTTCAAGATCTCTCAGCTGAAATATGGAAAGGTCAAGCTTGGCGTTACTTTCCCCATGCTCAAATAAATGCACTACTGGGTACTACAATCTAGCAGTTTTGAGAAACAAGGCTACCTTAATCTGAAGCATTGCCTCCGTTCTCTGTGTTTCCAACAGTTCATGTCCTATTTCCCGTGCCTACATTTTTGGGGGCATAAAAAGGTCAATTACCTTATCTGAAAACATGTAGTAGAACCAAAGATCGATAGTACAACATCTTTAGAGGAGAAACCTTTAGTTCCGCAACTGATCGCTGGTGTTCTTGTTCCTTCAACTTGAGCTCCAGCTCTTTGATCtaagaaaggaaaagggggtcACAATTCAACAAAACTAATTCAAATATCAGTGATGGCTACTGCTACATTAGAATggtattttttgcaaaaaaaaagaaggcagGATATTGGTAATAAAATAAATCATATAGTAGAATTGAAGATAGCACATCATTCAAGGAGTCACCTTTAGTTCCGCAACAGATCGCTCGTGTTCTTGTTCCTTCAACCTGTGCTCCAGCTCTTTGATCtgacaaaacaaataaaaatattgatAATACCATTTCATATAGCAAAGCCAAAGATAGCAAATCTTTATAGGAGTCACCTTTAATTCCACAGCTGATCGGTCATGCTCTTGTTGCTTCAACTTGAGCTCCAGCTCTTTGAtctgagaaaagaaaagaaaaaatataaaaacaatcCAAGCATGCTGCTGAATCTCATTGATAACTATTCGCAAATTACCGTTTGCTTGAGAATTTCAACCTCAGAGTCTGATTGGCGTGGCTGTCTAAGTTTGCACTCCAACTCCACAATCTGAAAAGGGATAAGATGGGTACAAATAAATTTGAAGTTTCCTAATTAAGAAGCTACAACAACAATAACTATCCATGCTCCTTGTATGCAAACAACAGTTACTGCTCTCACCTTTTGCTGAAGGGCAGTACAcatttcttctttctcctttagTTTTCCAGAAAGCTGGCGCTGCTGTTTCTCCGATGTAATTTGAGAATGTGCCTTGGAATCTAACTGCCCTTCAAGCTCTTTTACCTAATATACGTTTCAAAGGCTGTCAGGTACAAGTGAAAgacaataaccaagaaacaaaAGACGAGTTTTTGCCTAATCAAGTATATACCTTTTCTTGCAAGTTTTTGCAAAGTTGCTCTTTCCCTTTAGCTTTGGCCTCCAAATTCTGTAAGTTTTCTTCTAGCTTTCTCAAAGAATCATCCTTATGTCTGCCTTCTTGCTTAGCTCTTTCAAGCTAACATTCATTCAGCAGGAAAAATgtaaattatatatttatatatcatTAAGCCAGCTTCAAGCAGGTTGCTAGTACAAGTTCATCATGAAAGCTAACTTACAAAGATGACAACTAAAACTCACCATCTGTTTAGTCTTTTGAAGTTCAAAAGTATCAGCTTGCTTCTTTGCTGGTCCCAATTCAATACGTCGAACACGGCTGGCGAAGTTTAATGAACTCAAGGTTTCTGATACATCATTATCGGATGGGCTAATTTGCACAAACATCAATGCTTTAGAGTCTCCTCCTATTATCAATGTCAAAAGGCACAGAAGAAAAATAATCATATGGCTATGTGGGAAAAAATAaacagaggagatggttagactTCAATCACGGAAATGGTTTTCCTTGAGCAAGCAGATCATCTTACCTAGAGAATCTTGCAGCAAGTGTGTCAACTTAGAATTCCTGATCAGAAAAGGCAAATAAGTAGTGAGTGAAGAAACAAATGGGTTACATACTTGCATATGCAGTTATATGAATACCACAAACCTGTAGGGAATATGACTGCTTTTCGTAGCAAGAGCTGAAAT from Panicum virgatum strain AP13 chromosome 9K, P.virgatum_v5, whole genome shotgun sequence encodes:
- the LOC120647579 gene encoding uncharacterized protein LOC120647579, giving the protein MCRATTMEVGRPTPTLDIRAFYLRLSSPAAPVPADLALVYLPAIGGAALGLNGRALPPAAPAEVTLRQVAADAYASADRVAAAEGARFEVYAGKEMAAEGVFRRRGELGWRVECRRAGPGPAPVAVAEVVVLAEGGVLMRDRARATSRRGLACGGGTRLEGIPEEATDLAWGCHCGSCADDEDWEVVSDDGEPWKDEEEDVEVETVRWAMEMGVWAVCLGVGLLATARRFRRKRAFW